From the Candidozyma auris chromosome 2, complete sequence genome, the window GCTGCGAAGCTTCTTAGACTTGGAGTAAACTTGTAGGAATGACACGGCTacaccttgaagaagggTGATGGGGGGAGTGACTCCTCCGTGAACGTAGAGCATGTACATGAAAGTTGCGTAGAGGCCACCTTTCGAGCCGGCAACAAAGATCTCAAATACTTGTGTGTAAATGGGCTTGTTCTCCCACACACGTTCTGAAACATCTTCGTCGTCGGGATCCTCGTCCTCATCGCTGATTTCCTCATCATTCGATACCTCGTTGCCACCCGGCGACAGCAATCCCTGATTATTGGGGATGGTGTAGAACATGAGCTCATAAACGTTGAGTACGAGTTTACCGAAGTATGCTATTGCTTCCATCCCGAGCACTCCGTAGTGGATACCAAACAAGAGACTACCAACAGAACGTGTGCCCTGGAAGACGTCGTAAGCCAAAAACTTCGCTAGGAGGAGGTCGGCGACAGTAAATACCTCGAGAAGAATCAGAACCCTATACGTGGCGAAGTTGTAGAAGACCTGGCGAGAGGTTGATATCTGATGCGGAATCATGTTCGTGATTTTCATCTGAAACGAGTCAAGACGGTCCGTCATGATGATATGAAACACTTTGAACATGATCGTGAGGTTGATCCACACTatattgagaagaagattatCGTCACTAAACATGATTATGAGAAGATTAATAAGGTAGAAGGGTAACTCCTCCGAAATatgctcaatttcaatgATCCGAAGCTCTCTGAAGATCAATTTGATCCCTGCAAACCCCATGAGAATAAAGCAACTTACCACGAAGTTGAGGAGAATTAGGAGTCTCACGCTCTCCGTGAGCTCGTACATCATGGTAAGATAATCGACAGAGTTCATGGCCAGAACCACGAGCGATGCAGCGAAAAGGCCGAAGCTAATGCCGCCATACACTGCAATTGCAATGGTGCCCTTTCGAGGCATGGTTATGGtgttttgtctttcttttgtggGGACGAAAGGTGTGGAAGCCGGAAGTAAACACCTCACCTTCGCGATAATCCTAGATCTACGCTAACTTGCGCATAGAGGGTCGTGCGCGCAAAATTTTCCCCAGACTTCCAATTAGTGGTCGCTTGAGTCTATTAAAGTTGCGGAATTCGGGACTTATGGAGGTCATTGCGTAATGGTGACATTTCAGttcgtcttcttttgatgtcTGGAATCATGCTCTGTCCGTTTAATTGCCTCATAGGCAGCCTCAGTGGCAGTCTCATGGGCAGTCGCAGAGGTGATCTGGATGCTGGTGAAGTTGCCGGGCGCTTCAATTGAGCAGGTGATCTTTGTAGCTCTGACAATGATTGGGAAAATATTTTGAGGTTCTTCTCGGTGTGATTTAAGTCGCGAGAAATTCCGTGGTAGTTCTTATCGATCATGTCGGATACAATATGTGCCTTTTGAGTTGCAGCTTTCTCTATAGAGTCCGCCTGGCTGCGACTAGTATTGGTAATATCAGCCAAAGCATTATCAATAACTTGTTTGGTCTCCTTCTGTAATCTTCCAAAGGCTCCCTGCACATCTTTGG encodes:
- a CDS encoding E3 ubiquitin-protein ligase HRD1 — translated: MPRKGTIAIAVYGGISFGLFAASLVVSAMNSVDYLTMMYELTESVRLLILLNFVVSCFILMGFAGIKLIFRELRIIEIEHISEELPFYLINLLIIMFSDDNLLLNIVWINLTIMFKVFHIIMTDRLDSFQMKITNMIPHQISTSRQVFYNFATYRVSILLEVFTVADLLLAKFLAYDVFQGTRSVGSLLFGIHYGVLGMEAIAYFGKLVLNVYELMFYTIPNNQGLSSPGGNEVSNDEEISDEDEDPDDEDVSERVWENKPIYTQVFEIFVAGSKGGLYATFMYMLYVHGGVTPPITLLQGVAVSFLQVYSKSKKLRSFLEQSKKLDKALLNATKEDLHSGDNLCIICRDNMWCEDEYFEAKKKVLGARRRPKKLRCGHILHMGCLKDWMERSDNCPLCRTTVFATAAEAAQPGAGITHNEAEATPEAVVPERLRTEDSAPTPTSSASQRRPQEYSVSENAFIPEDWAAFPISAGSDSNTRNIRLSPESSGTITIRRRENGRNERMDLFQITSSQ